ATGATGCATGAAAGAATGTTGGATTTCATTACCTTAGCAGTATTTGAGACAATCTCGTTTccggaaaacttttttgtacaaaagACCAAAAAGCAGGAGAATGTTGCGTGTGATACCTGCAACtgtattttattcacgtttctttcttctttttgatATCGGAAAAGCATTTATTCAGATCTTATTGTGAATTGTTTTGCTGAGTTTAGTATCGAGATCGAACATgttatttaataaattctttttaatgGAACagcattaaaattttaatcataaAAAGCGGAAGTATGGGTTACGCATCTTTTTTTACCTGCGTTCCATACTTCAACTAATCATTTCTAcaacagtttaaaaaaaagaagagcaTCGGAGTATAAGATAGTGCAGTTTTACGATATACTACTAAAAAGTGTTATGAAAAGAACTCcgcagtgaaaaaaatgtctaaatCATACTTTCGTTACATAAAGTATCGTGTGCACTACAGAgggagttgttttttttttttattgcgcACACGCTCGCCTACAACCCGTATTGCAAACTTATGCTCGGTGTAACGAGACCTACTTGGCCTTCTTGATGCACAATCTACtatattacaaaataatacggaattgaaaattgggGAAAAACATTTGTATGTctctcagaattttttttttaccgagtACAGATTATAGAATATCCAATTTCAGAAGAGAAAGCCGAATATTTGAAGAATGGGAGTTAGAATAACAACTAATGCACCAACTCTCATCACTTCTGTTTTacattcaaaattatgttacGTATGAACCCTGATCCACTAACAATCTtagaatttaaataaatttttccggAATATTTTCCCGGCTACTTTTTACTTGTTCTGTCATAATAATTCTTCATACGCGTCTATGTAggtatttcaatttatatagTGTACCTAAGTCATCGGGAGATTATCAAAACAGGCAACAATGACAATAAATACCTATCTAACTATCTATCTATACGTAGTATTAGCAACGATTATTAATTCAAACCTTTTGAttctgtaaataaatttcatttttctttcgcgtACTTTATTCATTACTCACGTATTAATAGGACGTtgaaattatcgttatttcacACTTAAAACCGAAATTCATGACTTTTTTCGTTGGCTGTTTCTGTGCTGCTGCAACGCCGACAAAGGCCAAATGCCTATGCTTCGCTAATAAACACGAGCATCTCTTTTAACGAAGATCGCCAatattttatcttttctttcataattTGAAAGTTCTcgttaaatttatgaaatatttttcgtatatatgtttttctttttaacttcGTTCTGTTCTGATGTAATGGCAGATTAAAAAGTGATTCGACACGACTAAGCGAGATTTTGCGCCAAGTTAAACTATTCGATCTACAACTACATATATTTGCATGTGATAATACTTCAACAGTAATATCAGTCACGTCcgtatttttcaagatttacaAGCTTCTGTTAACAAAGGATTACTATAATCGCGTGAATCGTTGATTGATGATTAATCAATCACACGATCACCAAAGTGTTTGTATTGTCTTTTACGAAAATGATCCATTCGTCATTGTCCAGAAGATTGGTATTTCGGCAGAGTCACTGAATTCCACTGAGTTTTTACATGTGTGCAAATCTTGGCTCAAGAATGCGGAAAGAAATCCTCTGTATGATTGCAGTtactttttttgttgaatattcGAATGAATCGGTAATTGATATAAGATCATTAAGAATattcaaaaagaaaagaaacgtcAGAATATTTTAGTAAAGATTGCGATAGTAAACTTCACATTTTGGACAGCACGACAAGTGTAATTGCTTTGGTATTTTTGATACAGCGATGTGAGCACACAGtcaacgttttctttttttttcaatccgttCTCATCGTATAACATAATTAGCATTAGTTTAACACAAGCTCGCAGTATTTGATGTGCACATAAAAGCACATATCTATATCACGCGCCCTACAAATCTTGTGTTCTCGTCGCatcatcattttcatcaacattatcatcatcatcatcatcatcattacaACAGCGTCATACTTACACAGAAGCTGCGTTGTCTAGCGGTATTGGTTCGTTCATGAGGCTATTAACGCCGTTCCCATGATTTCCGTGATTCCCATGATTCGTGTGATTGTGTCCGTTGATTTCACCCTCGCCGTTACCCTGGGCGTTATCGATaagcaataaattattgctaccGCCGTTAACGCCGTTGCTGTGAGTTCCGTTCCGCAAAATAGTGTCGGGATTCGGAGCCTGAATCGTAGTacttgatgttgttgttgttgttgttgctgctgttgatAGCGAATTGTGTTCGATGTGAAGAGCTTGCTGTTCCCCAGCAATAAACTGCTGCGTTGCCTCTGATATCAGACTCGCTGTCATTACATCACCACCTTTCTCTCCAGACATTCCTTTGTTATCGTCACCAGGGCTGTCCTCTTTTAGTTTATCTCCGTCCCCACCTTCACCCTGTGTTTCAAATTAAAGCACGAAGTCGGAGATTTTGAAAGATGCCGAAACTGTTAAGAGTGATTTTGGAATGATCTGTATCAGTGGAAGGACTTACCTTTGTCGGTGTATTGGGTTGATTTTTTCCTCTAGTCCTCAGCATTATTGCTTCGACACGTTTCCGTCTCGCAAttctttcctcttcctctttcttcaGGCGTTCAGCCATTTCGATTCGTTGCCTATTATGGAATGAAACCATTTGTTAACAATGTTTCATTAATGGAAACTaaagattattttcttttcttcagtATTTCGTTAGAATTTTAGTAATTATACATGCGATACAAAGGAATACAAGAATATTTCAAGTGtggaacaaaattattaacatcaattttttttttaatctgtcCAATTAAATTTCGTAGACTTACTTTTCAGCTTCTTCTCGAGCCTTTTTCtcagcttcttctttttccagCTTCTGGCGAGCCTCCTCTTCTCGTCTCTTGcgatcttcttcttctcgacGTTGAGCTTCCTCAATAGCCAGTCTTAATCGTTGTTCCTCAGCCTGACGAGCTTCGCTTGCCAATCTTAGTGACTCTTCTTCAAGCCGACGCTGCTCCTCTTCCTCCGCACGCTGTCGCTCCATTTCAAGGCGAGCTTCTTCCtcctgaaagaaaaaatttgtatgctCAGAAATTGCATTCTCATACACGTGTCAAATAGTAACGACAAGTATTAGGGGATTTTCAAGCAAGTTCTATGATTGTTGTTCTTTCGAACTTAATAAAAGAACACTTTAGACAccattattataaataattaaaattaaagtcGGTCATACGCACAATTCTTTGCCGTTCCAGTTCAGCTTCACGCTCTGCTTGCTCTCGAGCAAGTCTTCGACGTTCAGCCAATGCTGCTTTGGCTTCTTCCTCTGTTGTGATTCGCGTTTTAGCTATCATTGAAGCTGTCGGAACATAAATTTACAACtcattaatttgtttttattcaacattcaATTCGAAAGACGAAATGTGTATTTTCATCAATTGAATTACCTGACATGTCGGCGGGTTCGTCGCCTTCTGCATCAGGCTTCAGTTCTGGCTCTGGagattttttatccaattttttttcctctttcttttcctccttcttctcAGGTTTGACTGCTGCCTGTACAACTGGCGCTACTGGTTCGGGCAGAGTTTGCGGAGCTGAAAGATCCTTAGACGGATTTGAgtccttctctttctcctccttAGGCAGCTCCGGTACAATTGTTGGCTCTGTTTTGACAGGCTGAGCATCCGGTATCACATCAGTCGTCACTTCGGTGCTAATATTTGTCTTCAACGTAGCAGACTCCTGGTTAATCTGGTCAAcgataagaataaaattagaCCAAGTGAGGCTGAgtcgaaataattttgtgaGATCTAATAAGGTGTAATGatatttcatcaaatatttGGTGAGTAAACCGGAGCTGAATGTAAATCCATGAATCTGATAACTTTTCCCTCTTTGGAAAACATTTAatagaacgaagaaaaaatgttgaacatACGTCTATTTTTTCAGTCCCATGGTCAAGCTTCTCCTCGTGTTTTTCAATGATCTGCTGATCACCGTTTTTAATCTCAGTCTGTTCTTCCTGCTTGATGAATTCAGCAACGTGCGTTTGAATAATAGGAGGATGTTCGGTGCCTGGACTTTGAAGAGGTGTAGCTTTCGGAGTTATTCTAGGTGATGCTTTAGTGGATTTAATCAATTTGTCTATCGGTTTCTTGGCTACATTTTCGCCAGCAGTTTTAGGCGTTGACGGTTTCTTTGGAGTGCTGTGAACTTTTGGCAGTGGTGGCTTCGAGTCTTTCGTCACTTTGAGATCCCCGATAAAGTCTGGGAAAAACGATCGATCGAAGATTAGTAAGAGGAAACAAAAATACTGCAGAAAAGCAAACCAATgaacaaacaaagaaacaagtgaaatttatttctcacaGTCATATTTACAGTATTCACAATGTGCAATGCGGATGTACGTATATTGCATGACGCTGCCAGTTAATCGCGTTGCGCAAAGAGAAAGATATAGATAAAGATAAGTAAAAGAGAGTAGGGATAAAAAGAAGTAGagtagaaaaatagaaaaaaagtttcgaaaaataaaaaaaaaaaaaagctaaaaataaaacaaaatgaacAATCCAAAATGCTGATGCTAATACGGAAAGATTTCAGATCAAAGGAaaataaactataaactataaagCCGTGCTCACTGTGTCGCTCTGTGACAGTAACACCGGTTCCGGCGATGGAAGCGGGACGTGGACGACGCGGGGTTGTCGTGCGAGGGCGCAGACTGACATTACTGCTCCCTACGCTGCTCCCACTCTGCTGGCTCAAGGAGCTGTGGGGTCGCGACGGGCTGCTCGGAGTCACCTCCCCGCTGCGAATACCTACACCCACCCAGGTTAAGccttattttgaaatttaatcttTCTACATTCATATATGCAGAAATAATATTGCtgtttgtattataattttgaagattTACGACCATGCGTAGGCAGTTTGTGTGTAAAATATTGGTAGCGAAGAAAATTGCTATTAAATGGCagctccgtttttttttttattttttttttttactttctttttatttcattcatcaGTGCGATATAATTTTGCTGTCATAACTTGCGATCCCACGACAAACGCTTCTCACAGATATGTTGAGACTCTTATACAAGAAGAGGCAAAAACTATACGTTTTATagttggaataaaatttctatttttaaaagaattgaaaaatggttcGAGTAATAGTATGTCTAGATTCAAGTTTGTAACGAGAGCTACACAATGGAGAGAACTTGATCCGACTGATAGCTCAtgaattaataacaaaaatttttttactgctACGTATCTATTTacaaagaagtgaaaaaatacattattaCTTCAACGTAATATCTAGCAAGCTTTAGctagaaataataacaacaatatacATTGTGGGTATAATGTAAGAATTAATAGCCTGtggaattgataaatatcttTCTGCATATACATTTGCATATACgattattaaacatttttttgattcattaTTAATACAAACACGCACATTCTATCCAGTGCGTAAATGATAATTCGAAATATTCAtcgtcataattttttcatcaacagACTAATGTGAATATATGTAAGGTATATTCAAAGTAAGCCGCCCACCACCATATTCGCCGaagggaaaagaagaaaaggagaaaaagtaGCTAAACTGGGGAATatgaaatggaagaaaatcaTTGAATGTATATAATGAaccaaaaataaacgaacaagaTATTCACAAGACAAATTACAATGTAAATTAGAGGTagatatacatttatatacatttatatacatatatatatatatatatatacacatatatatataagtatggATATGTGTaaagtaaaatttgaatagcATGAAATTGTATACAGACGCGTGTATAATtctgtaaatataaaaatggcatgatttatttgaaaggagaaaaaagaaaatttgaaaaaggctGTATTGTACATTAAATACACACAGGTATGCAaataatacgtatatgtgCGTATGATTTCACGTTACGTGTAGGTATGCAAATTCTAAGTagatatgtacatacattttaAATGTGCATCTTACCGATTACGTAGTAGAAGTAGCAGGGGTAGCAGGTAGTAGTAGCGTGATACCTTCACCAGCATCGCCAAAAGACTTTATTGTATCGAGCTCAGATTGTTAATTACTTGTATACTCATACTCACGTACGCATTAGACCAAAGTGTTAGCACACGGCGATTGTTCAGCATGATTCGACGCAGAGTTTTACCAAATTTATTCTAACTTTATTAATTGCGTGTCTATCGACTAGCATTGTTAATTGTTAGTGAATAGTTTAGAGTCTAAATATGCAGATAGCAGAAATGCCAAAGCCTTTGAAACGCTGAATTCGACTATATTTCTGAAACTACTGACCGTAATTGGcaggtaaataaaattgacgatGTATGTTTCGCAGATGAGCAACTGTTAGgcttaatattttatttactcatCCAATGGACGTGTAATTTACTTTTCTGAGCGTCCAGTTTCTACTGAAAACTAACATAtttacttaaaaattttaaatgtagttctttttcttctaaGCCATGCATCGCCAATATTTTACAACAATTGTCACAGACCGCGGTCATAGAATTCCAAAACCTCATGAACATCTTGAAACTATGTGGAGAATACGAGCAGAGCCATATCAAGAAATCTGGCCGTAAGTTGTGGCACAATTGTATGCTCTTTAGGTGTTGATTACATACCATAATCAAGATTTAGGTGCTCAATGTTGTCAGAAAACTTTCCTTTTTACATTGCCTTGCCAGAATTTCGAAGATCGATTAAAACAGGTATTGGCCACTATTTGAGTGCTAATAAGGCTCTGTACCGAAAATTATTCTGTTCGACTtgttcgaaatgaaaaaaataaaaaattatttcagttaaatcattttcaaatttctggtCATTCAGGTACCTATTTTGTGCCAATGCTCTGCTAGCATTTCGTCGTGTTAGCAgagtaatataaaaataaaatgtctcgttgaaaaagaaaaagaatctaGTACGTAGATCTTGATTAGGGTATGTAATGAGTACCTAATTATGCAGTATCACACGTGGTCGTCTTTTCTGACACAGCTTCGCTAattgtattcaaaaatattatgcaTGTTTTCAAGCTACAGATACTgactgtacaaaaaaaatttaacaaacaaagtttatttatattcacgtcgttttttttcctttttatcaaTTTAGTCGTTAGCTCCTATTCTGGCTCATTCTTCATACCAACATATGTGACCCCAACTCATTAAAATATAGATGGTAGAAAATGTCTAATtacatgataaattttttgtattgttttttgtttcaaataccGAAAGCTCCAAAAAGTTGTTTA
The Neodiprion fabricii isolate iyNeoFabr1 chromosome 5, iyNeoFabr1.1, whole genome shotgun sequence genome window above contains:
- the LOC124182409 gene encoding ensconsin-like isoform X12, whose translation is MVLAMHSEYSHPDLAGAAPEEASHRSSSAHNRHSIPKDVKRRSLYDEDSLDGDNSYDVQGRESVGSAKDTDRVKLVRDRQNEERQRKLEELRQQALAAQRFREQREEERRKRIDELRSRDNDRRNQVEERKRLIWEAERERREAILRKNQEREARIEAKKKNEKSQIVFAFGSSTPRMLEPADTGGSTFWGTRRATSTTNVMMFTAAQPLTRRSSERELDGSKKRATSAGGLDRKPGEDMRMSSSMYEVFNWNASSDHHPPLTPAKIKRASLSLPPTCTNEVFDIDHKTAVQGRDSRPATIVNQRSVSGEDSDGTPGTPSSAYLRVNRRRTDLMPTIPSPRDVVPSTGRSSSAKAFARSPGRTYSMSRLDQLSQPRKRPSELSTLAEQQSQPLGASSMSRSMSHLAAAGTKSLKRSDNSRSMGTLPGAVPTPRPTRAERLRRRARDQHQQQQQQQQHHQQQQQQGIRSGEVTPSSPSRPHSSLSQQSGSSVGSSNVSLRPRTTTPRRPRPASIAGTGVTVTERHNFIGDLKVTKDSKPPLPKVHSTPKKPSTPKTAGENVAKKPIDKLIKSTKASPRITPKATPLQSPGTEHPPIIQTHVAEFIKQEEQTEIKNGDQQIIEKHEEKLDHGTEKIDINQESATLKTNISTEVTTDVIPDAQPVKTEPTIVPELPKEEKEKDSNPSKDLSAPQTLPEPVAPVVQAAVKPEKKEEKKEEKKLDKKSPEPELKPDAEGDEPADMSASMIAKTRITTEEEAKAALAERRRLAREQAEREAELERQRIEEEARLEMERQRAEEEEQRRLEEESLRLASEARQAEEQRLRLAIEEAQRREEEDRKRREEEARQKLEKEEAEKKAREEAEKQRIEMAERLKKEEEERIARRKRVEAIMLRTRGKNQPNTPTKGEGGDGDKLKEDSPGDDNKGMSGEKGGDVMTASLISEATQQFIAGEQQALHIEHNSLSTAATTTTTTSSTTIQAPNPDTILRNGTHSNGVNGGSNNLLLIDNAQGNGEGEINGHNHTNHGNHGNHGNGVNSLMNEPIPLDNAASVKQNNATNNLLDLSEFDTMSNTSSGAILDLTPKLANEDSINSNLNPTATAFNPLANPFVPATTGMNANDNTNPFLQDTFGNNKTQDNNQVPDLLS
- the LOC124182409 gene encoding ensconsin-like isoform X18, which gives rise to MFSELCRETLRKAAVCYSSGRSDSPSPSPPNSPPSSPAKEAKSSANLQLANATTSADLKDTAAPSRRTVVTPPTSTFKERRSATPTDFSGRRSPGIEYRDTRRSVYASSLDRRLNEIVRGTTPSPGTSPEPIDEASTSEDEAGAAPEEASHRSSSAHNRHSIPKDVKRRSLYDEDSLDGDNSYDVQGEDSDGTPGTPSSAYLRVNRRRTDLMPTIPSPRDVVPSTGRSSSAKAFARSPGRTYSMSRLDQLSQPRKRPSELSTLAEQQSQPLGASSMSRSMSHLAAAGTKSLKRSDNSRSMGTLPGAVPTPRPTRAERLRRRARDQHQQQQQQQQHHQQQQQQGIRSGEVTPSSPSRPHSSLSQQSGSSVGSSNVSLRPRTTTPRRPRPASIAGTGVTVTERHNFIGDLKVTKDSKPPLPKVHSTPKKPSTPKTAGENVAKKPIDKLIKSTKASPRITPKATPLQSPGTEHPPIIQTHVAEFIKQEEQTEIKNGDQQIIEKHEEKLDHGTEKIDINQESATLKTNISTEVTTDVIPDAQPVKTEPTIVPELPKEEKEKDSNPSKDLSAPQTLPEPVAPVVQAAVKPEKKEEKKEEKKLDKKSPEPELKPDAEGDEPADMSASMIAKTRITTEEEAKAALAERRRLAREQAEREAELERQRIEEEARLEMERQRAEEEEQRRLEEESLRLASEARQAEEQRLRLAIEEAQRREEEDRKRREEEARQKLEKEEAEKKAREEAEKQRIEMAERLKKEEEERIARRKRVEAIMLRTRGKNQPNTPTKGEGGDGDKLKEDSPGDDNKGMSGEKGGDVMTASLISEATQQFIAGEQQALHIEHNSLSTAATTTTTTSSTTIQAPNPDTILRNGTHSNGVNGGSNNLLLIDNAQGNGEGEINGHNHTNHGNHGNHGNGVNSLMNEPIPLDNAASVKQNNATNNLLDLSEFDTMSNTSSGAILDLTPKLANEDSINSNLNPTATAFNPLANPFVPATTGMNANDNTNPFLQDTFGNNKTQDNNQVPDLLS
- the LOC124182409 gene encoding ensconsin-like isoform X15 gives rise to the protein MVLAMHSEYSHPDLDVKRRSLYDEDSLDGDNSYDVQGRESVGSAKDTDRVKLVRDRQNEERQRKLEELRQQALAAQRFREQREEERRKRIDELRSRDNDRRNQVEERKRLIWEAERERREAILRKNQEREARIEAKKKNEKSQIVFAFGSSTPRMLEPADTGGSTFWGTRRATSTTNVMMFTAAQPLTRRSSERELDGSKKRATSAGGLDRKPGEDMRMSSSMYEVFNWNASSDHHPPLTPAKIKRASLSLPPTCTNEVFDIDHKTAVQGRDSRPATIVNQRSVSGEDSDGTPGTPSSAYLRVNRRRTDLMPTIPSPRDVVPSTGRSSSAKAFARSPGRTYSMSRLDQLSQPRKRPSELSTLAEQQSQPLGASSMSRSMSHLAAAGTKSLKRSDNSRSMGTLPGAVPTPRPTRAERLRRRARDQHQQQQQQQQHHQQQQQQGIRSGEVTPSSPSRPHSSLSQQSGSSVGSSNVSLRPRTTTPRRPRPASIAGTGVTVTERHNFIGDLKVTKDSKPPLPKVHSTPKKPSTPKTAGENVAKKPIDKLIKSTKASPRITPKATPLQSPGTEHPPIIQTHVAEFIKQEEQTEIKNGDQQIIEKHEEKLDHGTEKIDINQESATLKTNISTEVTTDVIPDAQPVKTEPTIVPELPKEEKEKDSNPSKDLSAPQTLPEPVAPVVQAAVKPEKKEEKKEEKKLDKKSPEPELKPDAEGDEPADMSASMIAKTRITTEEEAKAALAERRRLAREQAEREAELERQRIEEEARLEMERQRAEEEEQRRLEEESLRLASEARQAEEQRLRLAIEEAQRREEEDRKRREEEARQKLEKEEAEKKAREEAEKQRIEMAERLKKEEEERIARRKRVEAIMLRTRGKNQPNTPTKGEGGDGDKLKEDSPGDDNKGMSGEKGGDVMTASLISEATQQFIAGEQQALHIEHNSLSTAATTTTTTSSTTIQAPNPDTILRNGTHSNGVNGGSNNLLLIDNAQGNGEGEINGHNHTNHGNHGNHGNGVNSLMNEPIPLDNAASVKQNNATNNLLDLSEFDTMSNTSSGAILDLTPKLANEDSINSNLNPTATAFNPLANPFVPATTGMNANDNTNPFLQDTFGNNKTQDNNQVPDLLS
- the LOC124182409 gene encoding ensconsin-like isoform X14, translating into MADNKEEISGLAEKRDVKRRSLYDEDSLDGDNSYDVQGRESVGSAKDTDRVKLVRDRQNEERQRKLEELRQQALAAQRFREQREEERRKRIDELRSRDNDRRNQVEERKRLIWEAERERREAILRKNQEREARIEAKKKNEKSQIVFAFGSSTPRMLEPADTGGSTFWGTRRATSTTNVMMFTAAQPLTRRSSERELDGSKKRATSAGGLDRKPGEDMRMSSSMYEVFNWNASSDHHPPLTPAKIKRASLSLPPTCTNEVFDIDHKTAVQGRDSRPATIVNQRSVSGEDSDGTPGTPSSAYLRVNRRRTDLMPTIPSPRDVVPSTGRSSSAKAFARSPGRTYSMSRLDQLSQPRKRPSELSTLAEQQSQPLGASSMSRSMSHLAAAGTKSLKRSDNSRSMGTLPGAVPTPRPTRAERLRRRARDQHQQQQQQQQHHQQQQQQGIRSGEVTPSSPSRPHSSLSQQSGSSVGSSNVSLRPRTTTPRRPRPASIAGTGVTVTERHNFIGDLKVTKDSKPPLPKVHSTPKKPSTPKTAGENVAKKPIDKLIKSTKASPRITPKATPLQSPGTEHPPIIQTHVAEFIKQEEQTEIKNGDQQIIEKHEEKLDHGTEKIDINQESATLKTNISTEVTTDVIPDAQPVKTEPTIVPELPKEEKEKDSNPSKDLSAPQTLPEPVAPVVQAAVKPEKKEEKKEEKKLDKKSPEPELKPDAEGDEPADMSASMIAKTRITTEEEAKAALAERRRLAREQAEREAELERQRIEEEARLEMERQRAEEEEQRRLEEESLRLASEARQAEEQRLRLAIEEAQRREEEDRKRREEEARQKLEKEEAEKKAREEAEKQRIEMAERLKKEEEERIARRKRVEAIMLRTRGKNQPNTPTKGEGGDGDKLKEDSPGDDNKGMSGEKGGDVMTASLISEATQQFIAGEQQALHIEHNSLSTAATTTTTTSSTTIQAPNPDTILRNGTHSNGVNGGSNNLLLIDNAQGNGEGEINGHNHTNHGNHGNHGNGVNSLMNEPIPLDNAASVKQNNATNNLLDLSEFDTMSNTSSGAILDLTPKLANEDSINSNLNPTATAFNPLANPFVPATTGMNANDNTNPFLQDTFGNNKTQDNNQVPDLLS
- the LOC124182409 gene encoding ensconsin-like isoform X13, which codes for MKTPLTVTIPTTFKVAIIPREETCSPFQVEVCCHFRSRCLGRESVGSAKDTDRVKLVRDRQNEERQRKLEELRQQALAAQRFREQREEERRKRIDELRSRDNDRRNQVEERKRLIWEAERERREAILRKNQEREARIEAKKKNEKSQIVFAFGSSTPRMLEPADTGGSTFWGTRRATSTTNVMMFTAAQPLTRRSSERELDGSKKRATSAGGLDRKPGEDMRMSSSMYEVFNWNASSDHHPPLTPAKIKRASLSLPPTCTNEVFDIDHKTAVQGRDSRPATIVNQRSVSGEDSDGTPGTPSSAYLRVNRRRTDLMPTIPSPRDVVPSTGRSSSAKAFARSPGRTYSMSRLDQLSQPRKRPSELSTLAEQQSQPLGASSMSRSMSHLAAAGTKSLKRSDNSRSMGTLPGAVPTPRPTRAERLRRRARDQHQQQQQQQQHHQQQQQQGIRSGEVTPSSPSRPHSSLSQQSGSSVGSSNVSLRPRTTTPRRPRPASIAGTGVTVTERHNFIGDLKVTKDSKPPLPKVHSTPKKPSTPKTAGENVAKKPIDKLIKSTKASPRITPKATPLQSPGTEHPPIIQTHVAEFIKQEEQTEIKNGDQQIIEKHEEKLDHGTEKIDINQESATLKTNISTEVTTDVIPDAQPVKTEPTIVPELPKEEKEKDSNPSKDLSAPQTLPEPVAPVVQAAVKPEKKEEKKEEKKLDKKSPEPELKPDAEGDEPADMSASMIAKTRITTEEEAKAALAERRRLAREQAEREAELERQRIEEEARLEMERQRAEEEEQRRLEEESLRLASEARQAEEQRLRLAIEEAQRREEEDRKRREEEARQKLEKEEAEKKAREEAEKQRIEMAERLKKEEEERIARRKRVEAIMLRTRGKNQPNTPTKGEGGDGDKLKEDSPGDDNKGMSGEKGGDVMTASLISEATQQFIAGEQQALHIEHNSLSTAATTTTTTSSTTIQAPNPDTILRNGTHSNGVNGGSNNLLLIDNAQGNGEGEINGHNHTNHGNHGNHGNGVNSLMNEPIPLDNAASVKQNNATNNLLDLSEFDTMSNTSSGAILDLTPKLANEDSINSNLNPTATAFNPLANPFVPATTGMNANDNTNPFLQDTFGNNKTQDNNQVPDLLS
- the LOC124182409 gene encoding ensconsin-like isoform X11; amino-acid sequence: MADNKEEISGLAEKRAGAAPEEASHRSSSAHNRHSIPKDVKRRSLYDEDSLDGDNSYDVQGRESVGSAKDTDRVKLVRDRQNEERQRKLEELRQQALAAQRFREQREEERRKRIDELRSRDNDRRNQVEERKRLIWEAERERREAILRKNQEREARIEAKKKNEKSQIVFAFGSSTPRMLEPADTGGSTFWGTRRATSTTNVMMFTAAQPLTRRSSERELDGSKKRATSAGGLDRKPGEDMRMSSSMYEVFNWNASSDHHPPLTPAKIKRASLSLPPTCTNEVFDIDHKTAVQGRDSRPATIVNQRSVSGEDSDGTPGTPSSAYLRVNRRRTDLMPTIPSPRDVVPSTGRSSSAKAFARSPGRTYSMSRLDQLSQPRKRPSELSTLAEQQSQPLGASSMSRSMSHLAAAGTKSLKRSDNSRSMGTLPGAVPTPRPTRAERLRRRARDQHQQQQQQQQHHQQQQQQGIRSGEVTPSSPSRPHSSLSQQSGSSVGSSNVSLRPRTTTPRRPRPASIAGTGVTVTERHNFIGDLKVTKDSKPPLPKVHSTPKKPSTPKTAGENVAKKPIDKLIKSTKASPRITPKATPLQSPGTEHPPIIQTHVAEFIKQEEQTEIKNGDQQIIEKHEEKLDHGTEKIDINQESATLKTNISTEVTTDVIPDAQPVKTEPTIVPELPKEEKEKDSNPSKDLSAPQTLPEPVAPVVQAAVKPEKKEEKKEEKKLDKKSPEPELKPDAEGDEPADMSASMIAKTRITTEEEAKAALAERRRLAREQAEREAELERQRIEEEARLEMERQRAEEEEQRRLEEESLRLASEARQAEEQRLRLAIEEAQRREEEDRKRREEEARQKLEKEEAEKKAREEAEKQRIEMAERLKKEEEERIARRKRVEAIMLRTRGKNQPNTPTKGEGGDGDKLKEDSPGDDNKGMSGEKGGDVMTASLISEATQQFIAGEQQALHIEHNSLSTAATTTTTTSSTTIQAPNPDTILRNGTHSNGVNGGSNNLLLIDNAQGNGEGEINGHNHTNHGNHGNHGNGVNSLMNEPIPLDNAASVKQNNATNNLLDLSEFDTMSNTSSGAILDLTPKLANEDSINSNLNPTATAFNPLANPFVPATTGMNANDNTNPFLQDTFGNNKTQDNNQVPDLLS